A window from Candidatus Polarisedimenticolia bacterium encodes these proteins:
- the rplL gene encoding 50S ribosomal protein L7/L12: MPAITKEDVKKYLKEAPMLEISELVKEIESEFGVSAAVAMPAMAMPGAGAAAAAPAEEKDSFTVVLTEVGDKKINVIKAVREVTSLGLKEAKDLVDGAPKPVKEGVTKAEAEEIKKKFAEAGAKVELK, from the coding sequence ACGTGAAGAAGTATCTGAAAGAAGCGCCGATGCTCGAGATTTCCGAGCTGGTGAAGGAGATCGAGAGCGAGTTCGGCGTCAGCGCCGCCGTGGCCATGCCGGCGATGGCGATGCCCGGGGCGGGCGCCGCGGCCGCGGCGCCGGCGGAGGAGAAGGACTCCTTCACCGTCGTGCTGACCGAGGTGGGCGACAAGAAGATCAACGTCATCAAGGCCGTCCGAGAGGTCACCAGCCTTGGGCTGAAAGAGGCCAAGGACCTGGTCGACGGGGCTCCCAAGCCCGTGAAAGAGGGAGTCACCAAGGCGGAGGCCGAGGAGATCAAGAAGAAGTTCGCGGAAGCCGGCGCCAAAGTGGAATTGAAGTAG